cttctttgttgtaactCATACACAGTGAACATGCTCTTTGAACTGCTAGATGAAACAAAGTGTCCTGGTCGCTTTCTGCCCATTAAGCTGGTGATAAGTGTCCAACATGTAAACATTCATGCATCATTTTCAGGCGTAGAGTTAAGTATTAGAATTAGAATATATTTGATAAAGACATTTACGTGGATAGAGAAGCCACATAAAATTGTTCACATAAGTTCAtatgtttaaagaaaatgtacattagatataaaaaacacaaacgcAGCATATAGATAGCAAAAATGACTAAAGACACAGCCTGTGatgtttgtttaacattttccaGAACATTATGTGTGTAAAAAAtacttcagatttaaaataatttaccaACACCTTTTACTAGAACTTCCTCCTTTCAAACATGTACTGAATAGTACATAACAGGAacttgtgtgtgttattttcacCACAGATGAAAGCACTGGGTCAACCCTGTCTTCAGACTCCTGTGAGTACTACCAGACTGAGATATTTGACCTGCTGCCCAGCATTCAAGCTTCCCGGCCTGAGCAGAACAGATGTGGTCCTTTGGAAGCCGCTGAGGGTGGTCCAGGACCTGCAGAAGGCATCAGCCATGGCCACCTGTCCAGAGAACCCAGAGACAAGTTGTCTGTACAGCCACTCAGAAACCTGGCTATGTGTATACAGGCAAAGAGAGGTGCCAGGTGGGCAACTTTATCACATACTGTTTCTACTTAAGTTAAAGATTAGTTTGATTTTAAGGAGTAAAAAGCTCATTCTATTACACAAAATAGAATAGTTTTATTAAACACCATCTGTTTACAAAAAAGTTGATTTACTTTGtaaaatcaattatttattcattcattcattcattcattcattcattcattcattcattcattcattcattcattcatatagcACTTTCACATACCAGtaggtacccaaagtgctgcacagttaatacaaaataaaacatcaaaacaacaataaaataaacaataaaagagaaaagatagtACAAAGTTTGGCCTAATGAGCGTGCTTTCTGGAGTTAAAAGccaatgtagaaaaaaaaggagagtttttaaaagagattggAGACCATTCCAGAGTTTAGGGGCTGCTGAGGACAAAGTTCTGTCTCCCCGAGTCACAAGTCGAGTCCTCGGGGCTACTAAATGTCCCTGATCTTCTAATCTCGGAGCTCTACAAGGACTATAGTAGAGCAGAAGCTCAGAAAGATAGGTAGGTGTCAGACAATTTAagcatttaaaagacaaaagtaaaattttaagaGAAATTCTAAAAgagacaggcagccagtgaagggagtGCAGAACTGGATTAATGTGCTCCCACTGTCTTGTCCCTGTTAATAGGTGAGCAGCTAAGTTTTGGATGAGCTGTAGTCAACAGAGGCGAGACTGGTCAATCCCCAAATAAAGagagttgcagtagtccagtctagaaaAGATAAAGCCTGAATGACCCTTTCTAGGGCATCACGAGAAAAAAAGGCATGTGTTTGGAagctaaaaacacaaactgctctttagatttcaaagtaaaatgtCAAGACATCTAACGTGTATAGAATTTCAGTGACCTGACAGTTTAGGATCGCTAGGTTTTCTCACTTGTGACGGGCAGAGACCAGGAAACGACTCTGCTGCAGATATAAGAACAAACACAGAGTAGCAGTCTAAAGGGcagaatttatttaacaaatcaaAGATCATACATGTGAAGTCAGTCAGTGAGGAAAACCTAATCAACAGGGAATGGGCGACATGCAATAACACTTTATGAGTACTACGTAGCTGCAGTGGCAGGGGTtacatgacataaaaaatagACAGGCTGTGCCTTGctagaaacaacacaaaagttGATCTTCTTCAGAGCAAATGAAGTTGAGTAATTGGAtgttatgtatatatgtatgtatataggAGGATAATGGTCATGAAGTACTGGCTTCACAGTTGTCACTATGGATAGGTTTTTAATCTATTGACAGTATTAATACTCAAAGTTTCTGTTTGATATAGTCTTATCTATTCCTTAAAGTCAGCTCTTAAATCTGACGACTTAACACATCTACCCACGCTGCCAGTCTAGTTTTTGATGGTATTTTTGTGGTTAACGTACTGATCTGGCATGTTTGATTAAAAAGGAATTAATTGAATAGTATTCTTATACTGCTGAATAGGGAAAGGAGGAGGATGCAAATCAGCAATATTGGTTTTTGGGAGTCTTGGAGACGGAGCCAGAGTATCAACAGGAAGAGGGCGTGGGCTCAGATGGGACAGATACTGTCCagcctgttgccatggcagcacatGCTCCATAAAATTGAAGGTAAGACTGGCCAAGTACATTATCTTTAAAGTACGTGTAGCATGTATAATCCTGTGTTGTTGTATGGTTGTAGTAACAGAACTGCACCGTCACTTTACCTTGGCGTCTAACCTTTGAGCTATCTTTTTACAGGCCGGTTTGGAGTTGGCGTGAAGGcctattttgttttcctcagaTATCTTATTTTCTTGAACCTCCTACACTGCATTCTCATCTGGGGTTTTATTATGGGGCCCACAACATTTTTTGGCAGGGGCAACCACACAGGTGAGTCAGCCGTAATTACAGACAGAAGTGGATTAAACACAACTTCATGTAGATTCCTGGAGATAATTCTCCTCTGTGACGTCAACAGAACCACTGAGATTTGGAGAAAACGACtctgttttaaatttcttcctGGGAACGGTAAGAAGTTTTCTACTTCTAAGTTTTTACTTTATACTTTTCATATGATCAATACTTCACTCTGCTTTCTATAGGGCTTTTTGGATCGATCTCCTGCTTTCTTTGGCTTTTACACCCGTGGTTCTCTGAGTTCACCCTGCTTGAATACACCTCTGTTGTACCTTGCTGGAATCTTCACCATCATCCTTCTCAGTTTCATTATGGTGGTCCGCAGGTTAGTGATCCACAGCAATGCTGCAAAAATCTAACTAGAGTCAGTTTCCTCACATGTGCTCACCTCTCACAGAACAACCGTTGGCTACAAACACACCTGGATGCTTGGAAAGCGTTACAGTATGAATGTCTGCTTGAAGGTCTTCTGTGGCTGGGACTTTACTATCCATGATCCTGCAGCTGCTATTCTCAAGCAGAGCTTCATCAGAAATGACCTCAAGGTGAATAGACAGATTCTCTACACATATAACCTTCAAACTTAAAGGGTCATGTGTTGTTTTGGTGGCAAAGTACTTTGCCACATACTAGAGGTACTTCTAATAACACAGTCTTTAATCAACACTTTTCTAAAACACTTATCATGCAAGTCAAATTTTAGGAGGTATAAGCTTCAGACTTTACAAACTTAATTTTAGTTGTGCGACCAATAAACGCAGAGTAAATCTTTATGGCCTGAACAATGTACCTTTCTAGTTCCTGCTAAGCAATTCTCATGAGCAACTTTGTTTCCTAAAAAGTTGGGATtttgcaataaaataataaatttgatgtctgcaaaacatttataaataactgAGACAGAGCTGATGACAAACTAGAAAAGTTATGTAATGTTTAAGATAACACATGTTGGACCATTAAACTAATTAGTTTAACTAGAAACAAGGTAGTCCTTCAATTTGGGGGATTTTATCTATATTAATGAAAGCACTGAAAAATTTGACAATCTTTTAGCCTTCTTCTGGGATTAAATTTAAGGCCATAAATAGGTTGGGAATCAATGACCTACTGCATccataaatgtaaaacaaattcttACCTAGCAGAAAAACAATGATAAGGAAAACATATTGACATCTCCACCATCACTGGACCtaggttgtttttaaataaagtaatgtgaaatggaaaaaatgtccCATGGTTGGATAAATCATAGTTAAGAAAAATGTCTATAGATCTCTTCCCCATGAACATAAAAGTTGGCTGGTTTCATTTTGGAGCCACATATCCATCAAGCTTTTTAGAGATGATCCTGCTTATTTTAGCAACATCAGCAGCATGGCTTCTTTCTGAGCGTCTGAGTATCAAACTGGTTGCCTGCATTGAGATTCGTCACCTGCTGACAATATTTGGCacattataaaaaagaaatatgaaatttCAAACTACTGAGAAGCTGAAATATTCATGAAATCCCATCTCAAGCTTAAATTGGAGGCCATTTCCATTTCCAGACTACAATAGTTGGTTTAAACCCTCACAGAATGGTGTTTATGAAGACGTGATGCAACACAGTGGTAAACAAGCTGCTTTCCCAAATTTTTACACTTCTTAGTTTCATAGAGTCATAATTTTAGTATATTTAGTATAAGGCTCACTGTCACTAGCAACAGCCCGATGGCATGGTTCTTGTGTTTAATACTTCTAATGTAATAGAATCATTAATAGAAACTGATTTGATATGGGCTCCATTGCAGTGAAAGAGGCTTGTTGTATTTCTTTATCAGCTCTTTTTGGAGGAGCAGAGCTTCGCTTTACGAAAGGCTGAGAGGACACTTGGACAGAAGGTGCGTCTCTACTTGCTCAGGTTCATCCTCAACCTGCTTGTGTTGTGTCTGCTTGGTGGGGCTTTTTCCCTCATTTACATTTCTACAACCGCAACGGTAAGTATTTGATTCTGAAGATCTTGTTTTGCTGcagtttatcattttattagtttatcgGTTATTAATAAGTGACTTTTTTAGATGGAATACCACTGGTTTATCGACCTGGTTATTCATTATCTCCCTCCCTTCGCGATCACATTCGTCAACCTCGTCCTCCCTCACATGTTCCGTAAGATCTCATCTTTTGAAGACTACTCTTTCACTGTACAAGTGAATACCACACTTGTGAGGTAAGCTGCTGAAATGTACAAACACCTGCTGCACTCAAAGACAAAAATCTGTATAAATGAACTATTTCCTTTATTCAGGAGTATTATCTTGAAGCTGGGTTCCCTGGGGATGTACttatttttcatcattaatAAAGTGAGTTCAGAGTGATACTTAATGTTTCGCACAGAATAAGTTCTGACACATATCTGTAAGTTTTAAGATTCTTGACATTGATTTCTGATCAaggatttttaagtttttaattcatttgtgtttcttttaaacagCCATGGCAAACGCCACCTTCGTGTCGCGAAAACCAGTTTGGCAGAGAAATGTACAAGCTGTGTATCTTCAGCTTCCTCACCACTTTCTGCAACACCTTTCTCTTTAACTACCCCAGGAAGTGGGTTTTTTTGAGATcagtggtttctttttttttagtcataACTGTAATTTCAATGTAACGATCGTATATGCTTGATGTCTCTCAGTTTCTGTTGCTGTCATTGCTTATAAAcatcttctctttttttgtttgacagGCTTTTGCAGGATAATTACCCTAGATCCTTGCTGTCAGGGAAACAGTATTTCCTGATCCCTTTCCACGTGCTGGATCTGGTTTATGGTCAAACTGTGTCATGGGTTGGAGTCTACTACTGCCCTCTGCTGCCTCTGATAGGAACCATCTTTTTGATCGCCACTCTCTACATCAAAAAGGTTGTTTGAATAATGGAAGATATGGACTGCtgattagaaaagaaaaaaaataaattaatgaaaccctggcaataataataataataataataataataataataataataataataataataataataataataataaaaacaggcGGGATGGTAGTTCAATAGAATCTGAGATCCCAGTCACGCTTGTAATCAAATAgtcaaaggtaaaaaaaaaacagcattcaaTATGTATGTACCATATATAGTTGCCACACATGCTGGAACAAAACAACAAGAGCCTAAATGTATCAATGAAAAAGGAATACAATTAGTGAATTAAGAGTTtgacaaattaaattataaaaattttCAACTGGAAAATCTTTGGAAATATGCTTTCTTGCCAAGATGGTCAGTTATACTTTCATGACTCCCCAGCTTCAGCTGCTATGGGAGTCTGTTTCTGCCACATAAACATTTCTACCCAGTATGTCCAAAGTGAGACTTTAAATCTCATAATCATGACTTTAAACTGCTTTTAAGTTGTTCTGATGACACACTGGCATGTATTATGTACATTCGTGGAGCTCTTCTTTGCCCTGCATTGTCCAGGGAGAAACAttacttcacaacttttttttgccCCCAACCCagggcatcatgtgacagcagTGTTTTGCTTTATCACCATGTTACACACCAGTTATTGCATATAAATAATGCCCGTTTTGAACGCACACCTTGGGTGATTCTGCAAAGAAATACAAGGGGACATTATGGGAAAaatcaaggaaaagaaagacagaaagtgaCATTGCAATAGATAAGGGTCAACATTAGAtggacttttactggctggagagagttcaggaaagagacaggatgcaagacagataaCAAATAATCTCTCGTTGGGGGGAGCTAAAGTGCAAAATTCTGGCAAAATTCAATAGTGCAGCTTTTAAATTAGTTAACTATGAGATAATGTCTGaagatttttaatttacaagTGGCAGAAATGGGCCTCCATAGAAAGCAACAGTTTAGCttagctaaaaataaaacaaaaacattattgaATGTACTtgcacatgttttttaaaaaattaaatgtaaactgatgaCAATACTATTTAGGGTTAAACGAAAACCACTGTGATTTTATACAGTGCTAGCTGTTCCCTCCAGTGTCTTATCTTTTTGCTAAGTTAGGCTAACTAACTACTGACTGTAGCTTAATTTTTACCTCAGAGAGAGACTGGAGTGGTATTAGTGTAACTCTTGAGGAAAGCAATTAAGTTTCCCACTATTTCAAACATATTTGTGTAATAAAAGCAGATATATATTTTGTATTCTTTAAACCAAGATTTTAAAACGGTATAGTTGTGTCTTCACTGTCCTGCTTGTAGTTTATTTTCTGCCATGACTAGAAGTATTGATTACTACAATGTGCATCTGAATATTTTCCAATTTCTTTTGGTGTGTCTTCAGTTCAGTGTCCTGCGTTGCTGTGTGGCAGAGCAAAGGGTGTTTCGTGGCTCCAACTCCTCAGTTTTATTCCACTTCATGTTGCTGCTGGGTCTCCTCATGGCTGTGGCCACACTGAGCTTTGACCTGTATCTGAAAGCTGATACAAAGATGTACTGACGTTTCTGGAACTCTTTTGCATTTTCAGAGATCAAATTTTATCTATAACACTCACTGTAAATTGTCCACAGACAcagttttttcttgttatttatttgaacattttagcTTTAAAAGTATCCTAAATA
The Melanotaenia boesemani isolate fMelBoe1 chromosome 4, fMelBoe1.pri, whole genome shotgun sequence genome window above contains:
- the tmc8 gene encoding transmembrane channel-like protein 7 isoform X2, which produces MEEKKNVNFMRLLSDESTGSTLSSDSCEYYQTEIFDLLPSIQASRPEQNRCGPLEAAEGGPGPAEGISHGHLSREPRDKLSVQPLRNLAMCIQAKRGARERRRMQISNIGFWESWRRSQSINRKRAWAQMGQILSSLLPWQHMLHKIEGRFGVGVKAYFVFLRYLIFLNLLHCILIWGFIMGPTTFFGRGNHTEPLRFGENDSVLNFFLGTGFLDRSPAFFGFYTRGSLSSPCLNTPLLYLAGIFTIILLSFIMVVRRTTVGYKHTWMLGKRYSMNVCLKVFCGWDFTIHDPAAAILKQSFIRNDLKLFLEEQSFALRKAERTLGQKVRLYLLRFILNLLVLCLLGGAFSLIYISTTATMEYHWFIDLVIHYLPPFAITFVNLVLPHMFRKISSFEDYSFTVQVNTTLVRSIILKLGSLGMYLFFIINKVSSAPPSCRENQFGREMYKLCIFSFLTTFCNTFLFNYPRKLLQDNYPRSLLSGKQYFLIPFHVLDLVYGQTVSWVGVYYCPLLPLIGTIFLIATLYIKKFSVLRCCVAEQRVFRGSNSSVLFHFMLLLGLLMAVATLSFDLYLKADTKMFHCGPFIGGENVFNVTGVCVKSLPSPAQTALRYLTSEAFAFPLLLAEIIILTSYVSRGRANQKAIERLKDMLVMTSSDKRFLVKQHATLQRSRKNASRVRSAC
- the tmc8 gene encoding transmembrane channel-like protein 7 isoform X1, yielding MEEKKNVNFMRLLSDESTGSTLSSDSCEYYQTEIFDLLPSIQASRPEQNRCGPLEAAEGGPGPAEGISHGHLSREPRDKLSVQPLRNLAMCIQAKRGARERRRMQISNIGFWESWRRSQSINRKRAWAQMGQILSSLLPWQHMLHKIEGRFGVGVKAYFVFLRYLIFLNLLHCILIWGFIMGPTTFFGRGNHTEPLRFGENDSVLNFFLGTGFLDRSPAFFGFYTRGSLSSPCLNTPLLYLAGIFTIILLSFIMVVRRTTVGYKHTWMLGKRYSMNVCLKVFCGWDFTIHDPAAAILKQSFIRNDLKLFLEEQSFALRKAERTLGQKVRLYLLRFILNLLVLCLLGGAFSLIYISTTATMEYHWFIDLVIHYLPPFAITFVNLVLPHMFRKISSFEDYSFTVQVNTTLVRSIILKLGSLGMYLFFIINKPWQTPPSCRENQFGREMYKLCIFSFLTTFCNTFLFNYPRKLLQDNYPRSLLSGKQYFLIPFHVLDLVYGQTVSWVGVYYCPLLPLIGTIFLIATLYIKKFSVLRCCVAEQRVFRGSNSSVLFHFMLLLGLLMAVATLSFDLYLKADTKMFHCGPFIGGENVFNVTGVCVKSLPSPAQTALRYLTSEAFAFPLLLAEIIILTSYVSRGRANQKAIERLKDMLVMTSSDKRFLVKQHATLQRSRKNASRVRSAC